A single region of the Manihot esculenta cultivar AM560-2 chromosome 12, M.esculenta_v8, whole genome shotgun sequence genome encodes:
- the LOC110628782 gene encoding VQ motif-containing protein 31 — MKYTSMEKTASKRQGRVGCKPLTTFVQTDTSSFREVVQRLTGPAESNPAQETAASVVARVKRSTSKLHERRHYSRPKLEIVKPPLSFKPLTSPTTLRIPSLLPSPMGTPSKIFSKLSIQELENKGESAICVINSEEEEKAINERRFYLHLSPRSRLGHAEPELLTLFPLTSPKTIDKP, encoded by the coding sequence ATGAAGTATACATCTATGGAGAAGACGGCAAGCAAAAGACAAGGTAGAGTCGGGTGTAAACCTTTGACCACATTTGTGCAAACAGATACAAGTAGTTTTCGAGAGGTTGTGCAGAGGTTAACAGGCCCAGCAGAGAGTAATCCAGCCCAGGAAACAGCAGCTTCAGTGGTTGCTAGAGTAAAGAGATCCACATCTAAACTCCATGAAAGAAGGCACTACTCAAGGCCCAAGCTTGAGATAGTTAAGCCTCCTCTCAGCTTCAAGCCCTTGACATCGCCAACCACATTACGGATTCCTTCTCTTCTCCCAAGTCCTATGGGCACTCCTTCGAAAATTTTCTCTAAACTCTCGATACAGGAACTGGAGAACAAAGGAGAATCAGCAATTTGCGTTATAAATAGTGAGGAAGAAGAGAAAGCAATCAACGAGAGACGATTTTACTTGCATCTATCGCCTCGTTCTAGACTAGGACATGCAGAACCAGAGCTACTCACTTTATTTCCATTGACATCTCCAAAAACTATTGATAAACCTTGA